GAATCAAGAGGAATGAGAAGAGTTTTTGCTGTAATAACGATCTATTTCATAATACTTGGAATACTATTTATTTTAGCATTTTTAGTATTTCCTAGTTCTAGTAAGGAAATTAGAAAACTTGTAATAAATCTTCCTATATATTTTAATAATATTAAGGATTTTATTGATAATATTTATAACAGATATAATTCATCATTAGGAGATTTGCCACCAATATTACAGGGAGTAGAAACAGCAGTAAAGGATAATATGAACAGGATTGAAAATGTTGTAGTATCTGGTATAAAGAATTTTATAGAAGGGTTAATTAATTCCTTTTCTAAGATTATAAGCTCAATACTGACACCTATATTAACTTTTTACTTTTTAGTAGATAAAGATTTTTTTAAGAAAAAGATTATTGAGTATATTCCAATAAGATATCGATTAGAAGTAATAGGTCTAGCCAATGAAATTGATACTTCTGTTTCTAAATTTGTAAGAGGTAGATTAATAATGGCTATGTTTGTTGGGATTTCTACTACTATATTTCTTATAATTATGGATGTAGATTTTGCTATTGTTATCGGTTTTATTACAATGATTGCAGACATTATACCTTATATAGGTCCTTTTCTTGGATTTTTGCCAGCTGTGATATTTGCATTCATAGCGAGCCCAATAAAAGCTTTGTGGGTTTCAATATTTTTTATTCTAATTCAGTGGGCTGAAAATAATATACTTGGACCAAAGATTTTAGGTGACTCCACTGGGATGCATCCTTTAACAATTCTATTGACAATAATAGCTGGTGGAGCAATATTCGGTGTATTTGGTATGATATTATCTGTACCATTAGTTGCTATATCTAGAATATTTTTATTATATATAAAAGAAAAGCTAAACAAACCTCCTGAAGAGAAAGTATAAGGCAAAGTTAATTGACAATATATTCATATTAAATTAGAATATCAATATAAAATAAACTTCCCTACAATGGGAGGTTTTTTCGAACTAAGAGAATGAGGTGTATGTATTTATGAAGAAAATTGGATTACATGAAATTAGAAGAGAGTACTTAGAATTTTTTAGGGAAAAACAACACCTAGTGGCTCCAAGCTTTTCTCTTGTGCCTAAGAATGATAAATCTTTATTGCTTATAGGAGCAGGGATGGCACCACTTAAACGTTATTTTACAGGAGAAGCTACACCTCCAAGCAAGAGAATGTCAACATGTCAAAAATGTATTCGTACTGGTGATATAGATAATGTAGGAAAAACTGCTAGACATGCTACTTTTTTTGAAATGCTAGGAAATTTCTCCTTCGGAGATTATTTTAAAAAGGATGCTATCTCATGGGCATGGGAATTCTTAACTGAAAGATTAGAAATAAATTCAAATGATTTATGGGTTACAGTATATTTAGATGATGATGAAGCATATGAACTTTGGAATAATATGATAGGAATTCCAAAAGAAAGAATAGTAAGGCTAGGTAAAAAAGATAACTTCTGGGAACTAGAAGTTGGTCCTTCAGGCCCTTGTTCAGAGATTTATGTGGATAGAGGAAAAGAATTTGGTTGCGGGCATGAAGACTGTAAACCCGGATGTGATTGTGATAGATTCTTAGAAGTATGGAATCTTGTATTTACTCAATTCGATAAGGATGAACAAGGGGTATATCATCCGCTTCCAAATCCTAATATCGATACTGGAATGGGATTAGAAAGAATTGCTTCTATAATGGAAAATACTAATAATATATTTGAAATAGGAGCTATTAACGATATACTAAAAAAAGTAGAACAGGTAAGCAACTATAAATATGGAACTAATAATGATAAGGATACCTCTGTGAGAGTTATTGTGGATCATTCTAGGGCTATGACATTTTTAGTTTCTGACGGTGTTCTCCCTAGTAATGAGGGAAGAGGATATGTCTTAAGAAGATTGATTAGAAGAGCTGCAAGACATGGAAAGTTATTAGGAATAGAAAAAGGATTTTTGACTGATATAGTTGATGTGGTTATTAACTCTTGGGCAGTTGAATATAAGGAGCTTAAGGATAGAGAAGATCAAATAAAGAAAATAATTAGGGCAGAGGAAGATAAATTCCAAGAGACTATCGATCAGGGTATTTCAATATTAGAAAGCTATATTGAGGAGATGGTTCATAAGGGGGAAAATGTATTAGATGGTGAGAAAGCATTTAAACTTTATGATACATTTGGATTCCCATTAGATTTAACAAAAGAAATCTTAATAGAGAGAGAATTAGAAGTTAATGAACAAGAATTTAATAATCATATGGATGAACAAAGAACTAGAGCTAGACAGGCAAGGGAAGAAGTAGATAGTGGCTGGGGAAATTCTAATAATGATGATTTATTTAAAGGATTAGAAACAGTATTTAGAGGTTATGAAGCAACAAATTTGGAAACTGAAGTAATTGAGTTGGTAAGGGAGAATTGTAAAGTAGATATTTTAGGTAATGGAGAAGAGGGAATAATAATTCTAAGAGAGACTCCTTTTTATGGTGAATCTGGTGGTCAAGTTGGCGATATAGGCATAATAGAATCAAATGACTTTAAAGCTGAAGTATTGGATACTAAGAAAACCAAGGAAGGACTCCCATTACATATTGTTAAAATAGTTAGTGGAAATGCTAAGGTTCGGGTTAGTGTTGTTGCAACTGTAGACGAGACAAGAAGAAATTCCATTAGAAGGAATCACTCTGCTACTCATATACTTCATAAAGTACTAAAAGAAGTATTAGGAGAACATGTAAATCAAGCTGGTTCTTTAGTTATGCCAAATAGATTGAGATTTGACTTTTCCCATTTTGAAGCAATTTCTAAAGAGGATTTAGATAGAATTGAAAAAAGGGTAAATACTAAGATATTAGAAGCCTTAGATGTAGTGACTATAGAAACATCTTTAAAAGATGCTCAGGATATGGGAGCAATTGGACTATTTGAGGATAAATATAAGGATAATGTTAGGATAATGAAGATAGGAGATTATTCACAAGAGCTTTGTGGTGGAATCCATGTGAAGAATTCTTCTAATATAGGTATGTTTAAGATATTATCAGAATCAGGTATTGCAAGTGGTGTTCGTAGAATTGAAGCAATAACTGGTGCTAGCGTTTACGATTATTTGAGACAGATTGAAGATGAAACTGATGAGATTAGCCATTTGTTAAAGACAAACAGAACTAGTATATTAGAAAAAGTAAGATCATTAACTGAAGAGCTTAGAGATAAAGATAAAGAGATAGAAAAGCTTAAAAGTAAATTATCTACTAATATAGCTCAAGAAATATTAGATACAAAAGAGGTAGTAGATGGAGTGAATTTAATAACGTATAAGGCTAATGATATTGATATAGATGCACTAAGAAATTTAGGTGATGAACTAAAAAACAAGCTTAATTCTGGTGTAATAGTTTTAGCTTCTGTAGTTAATGGTAAAATAACTTTTGTATCAATGGTAACTAAGGATCTAAACGCAAAAGGTATACTAGCTGGAAATATAGTAAAGGAAGTAGCTAAAGTCACTGGTGGCGGTGGCGGCGGCAGACCTGATATGGCACAGGCAGGAGGGAAAGATGTTTCAAAAGTAGATGAAGCTCTTTCTATAGTTAAAGAATTAATTAAAGTACAAATAAATAAATAGAATATTTCAAAATTGCTATATTGTGGTATAATAGTTATAGGGGTGTTATAATGAACGAGAATTTCGATGAAACTATGAAGTTTGAACCACCAAAGGATAAAGAAGTACAACCAAAAGAAATATTATTTTCTGTATATGCTTCATTGAAAGAAAAAGGTTACAATGCTATTGACCAGATTATTGGTTACTTACTTTCAGGAGATCCCACATATATTACAAGTCATAATAATGCAAGATCTTTGATTAGAAAGCTAGAACGAGATGAATTACTAGAGGAAATACTAAAAGCATACTTAAAGTGTGATGAGTAAGATAAAGTAGGATGGATAGCTTAATAATTCATATTTGCTATCCATCTTCTTCTTTATGAAGAAACTTAAGAGCGAATAGAGTAGGATGTGCAAGGTTTGGAAAAAGTAATATTAGGTGATACAAAAATTGAAGTATCTAGGCTATGTTTTGGATCTTTAACCATGACTCCATTTCAAGCAAACCTTTCTGTTAAAGAAGGAGGATATTTAATAAAATATGCATATGAAAAAGGAATTAATTTTTTAGATACTGCGGAGATATATGATAATTATTCTTATATTAAGGAAGCATTAAAAGGTATAAAAAGAGAGAATTATGTAATTTCTACTAAAACATATGCTTATACTGAAGAAATGGCTAAAAATAGTTTAGAACTAGCTTTAAAGGAATTAGGAACGGATTATATAGATATATTTATGCTTCATGAACAAGAGAGTGTACATACCATTAGGGGCCATTATGATGCAATTAAATACTTTATCAAGGCTAAGGAGCAAGGAAAGATAAGAGCTATTGGAATATCTACCCATAAGGTAGCTGGAGCACAAGGTGTAAAGACATATCCTGAAATAGAAATAATACATCCAATTGTAAATAAAAAAGGTATAGGAATTCATGATGGAAGCATAGAGGATATGTTAGATGAGTTAAATGATTTAAAGTTAATGGGAAAAGGAATATACGCTATGAAACCTTTGGGTGGGGGACATTTAATAAAAGATGCTGAAAGTGCATTTAATTTTGTAAGAGAAATTCCGTACATTGATTCCATAGCTATTGGAATGCAATCAAGAGATGAAATAGATGCTAATATCGAGTTATTGGAGAATGGGTTCATATCGGAAAACTTAAAAGTAAAAATAAAGAAGAAGAACAGAAGATTATCCGTTGCAGATTATTGTTTAGGATGTGGAAATTGTGAAAGTAGATGCCAACAGAGCGGCATAAAAGTTATCGATAATATGGCTGTTCCGAATGAGAATTGTATATTGTGTGGCTATTGTGCAACGGTTTGTCCAGAATTTTGTATTAAAGTAATATAATGGGAGAAGTTTATGGAAAGAATTTTAGGTTTAGACATTGGTGATAAGTATATTGGGGTTGCTGTTAGTGATTTATTGCAATTTACAGCCCAAGGTGTAAAGACAATTAAAAGAGAGAGTAAAGAGAAAGACTTTAAAGAAATTGAGAATTTAATTATAGAATATGGTATAAAAAAAGTAGTGGTAGGATTACCTAAAAATATGAATGGTACAATGGGACCACAAAGTGAAAAAGTAATCAAGTTTGCTGAGAAAATAAAAAATAAGTTTAAAATAGATATCATATATATTGATGAAAGACTGACAACTGTTTCTGCCGAAAGAATTTTGATAGAAAGTGATGTTAGGAGAGAAAACAGGAAAAAAGTAATCGATAAGATTGCTGCATCTTATATATTACAAATATATCTTGATGGAAAGGGAGTGTAGATTATAATGAGTGAAAGACATTTGTTTTATGATGAATTAGGAAATGAAATTGAATTTATTGTCAAGGCTAAGTTTTCATTAGACGATACTGATTATGTTGCGATGTTACCTGCTGATGATATAGAATCAGCAACTTATATTTTAAGAGTTGACATTGATGATAATGGTGATGAAGTTCTTGTTGGAATTGACGATAATGAACTGAAAGATGCGGAAGAAGCTTATGAAGAGTTATTAAAGGAGCAGTTACAATAGTAAAAAAGAAAATGAACGGGTGATTTTAATGGAATCATATTTAAATCAATATAAAGGAATATTACAAAAAGAAGGGTATAAACTTACTAATCAAAGAAGAGATATCCTAAAAGCTATTGTTGACAATAGAAATGAGCATTTGAGCTGTGAAGATGTTTTTGGTATTGTTTCGGTAGAAAATCCAGAAATAGGAATAGCTACAGTGTATAGAACATTACAACTTTTTGAAAGACTAAATATAGTATATAAAATTAATTTTGATGATGGTCTTAGTAGATATGAATTAAATTTTGGTACTGAAAATCACCACCATCACCACCTTATATGTTTGAAATGCGGAAAGGTCTTAGAAGTTCAATTAGATTTATTGGAATCATTAGAAGAAGAAATTGAAAACAACGGTCATTTTAAAATTGTAGACCATAATGTTAAATTTTATGGTTATTGCAATGATTGTATAAAAGAAGAAGAGGATAAAAAATCGGAGGGTTGATAGAGAGTGGCAAAGCAAAGCAAATTGAAGATAATACCACTAGGTGGTATGGGTGAGATTGGAAAGAACATTACTGTTATCGAATACAAGGATGACATTGTAATTATAGATTGTGGTATGACTTTTCCTGGGGATGAAATGCTAGGTGTAGATATAGTAATTCCTGATATAACGTATTTAATAAAAAACAAATCTAAGATTAAAGGGATACTATTAACACATGGTCATGAAGACCACATTGGAGCTATTCCTTATGTCTTAAAGAAAGTGAATATTCCTATATATGGAACGAGATTAACTTTAGGTCTCTTGCAGACAAAATTAAAAGAACACAATTTGAATGATGTTCAACTTAATACAGTGAGTTTTGGTGACAATATAAAATTAGGTCTAATAAATGTGGAATTTATAAGAACTAGTCATAGTATACCTGATAGTGCTGCATTAGCGCTTTATACACCACTAGGAACAATACTTCATACAGGTGACTTTAAAATAGATTTCACACCAATATCGGGAGATATGATTGATTTAAATAGATTTGCAGAGTTAGGATCTAAAGGTGTTTTAGCACTGATGTCAGACAGTACAAATGTGGTTAGACCTGGTTATACAATGAGTGAAAGTACAGTAGGTGATACATTTGAAGACTTATTTTCTAAAGCTACAGGGCGTATAATAGTTGCGACTTTCGCATCAAATGTTCATAGGGTACAGCAGATAATCAATGCGGCAGAATTAAATAATAGGAAAGTTGTTTTGTCTGGGAGATCTATGATAAATAATACAACTGTAGCAAATGAATTAGGCTACCTAAGAGTAAATGAAGGTACTTTAATTGATATTAATGATATGAATAAATATCCTGGTGATGAACTTGTTATAATTACTACAGGTTCTCAAGGTGAGCCTATGTCAGCATTGACTAGAATAGCTTATTCAGAACATAGAAAAATAGAATTGTACCCTGATGATTTAGTAATAATTTCTGCTACACCTATACCAGGAAATGAAAAAACTGTTTCTAGAATAGTAAATAAAATTTTAGAAAATGGTACAAAAGTTATATATGAATCATTAGCTGATGTCCATGTTTCAGGTCATGCTTGTCAGGAGGAATTAAAGGTTATTCTTGCTTTAGTTAAGCCAAAATACTTTATTCCTGTTCATGGCGAGCAAAGGCATTTAAAGGTTCATGCAGATATAAGTGAATCTATGGGAACGCAAAAAGAAAATATATTTTTATTGGAAAATGGCCAAACTTTGGAATTTACTAAGGATGGAGCTTCTCTAGGGCCTACTGTGCAGGCAGGCAATATTCTTGTTGATGGATTAGGTGTAGGGGATGTTGGTAATATTGTTTTAAGAGACAGAAAACATCTTTCAGAGGATGGTCTTATAGTAGTTGTCGTTACTATGAGTAAGCAAGATGGAACAGTAGTATCTGGACCAGATATAGTTTCTAGAGGATTTGTATATGTAAGAGAATCTGAAGACTTAATGGAAGAAGCAAGAAGTGTTGTGAGAGCTGCTTTGGCAGAGTGTGAAAAAAAGAGAATTACAGATTGGGCTACCTTAAAATCCAATGTAAGGGATGCACTTAGGTCATATTTATATGATAAGATAAAGAGAAATCCAATGATACTTCCAATCATTATGGAAGTGTAAAATTAATTTATCAATATTTAAAATAATCCCTAGATATATCTAGGGATTTGCTTTTTAATATGTGGGAATAATGGTATAATAATTAGAGTTAACGAAACTAACTATTTACAATATTTGGAGGTAGATTATGAAAACTAGATATCTAACAAAGGCTAGTTTGATAGCAGCTATTTATATAGTACTTACGTTAATACAGACTTTGCCATTCCCATTAGCAAGTCTTACTTTCGGACCAATTCAATTTAGATTAGCTGAAGGTCTTACATTATTACCTTTAGTTGAATCAGCTGCAATACCAGGGTTATTTGTAGGGTGCTTAATTTCTAATCTGCTAATATCATATTATTCTGGGTTTGGACTTATTGATATATTGGGTGGTAGCTTAGTTACTCTCTTAGCTGCATATATTACCTCAAAGATGAAAAATAAATATTTAGGAATGATTCCTCCAGTATTATTAAACGGTTTGATAGTTTCCATATGGGTGTCATATTTTACAAAGATACCATATATTTATACTACCTTAGGTATAGCTGGTGGAGAGTTAGCATCCGTTGCAGTATTTGGAAGTATAATTCTTTATGTATATGAAAAATCAACAAACTTAAAAGAATGGTAATTATCATAATAGGTGGAAACACCTATTAATTTTCTGTCAACACTAATGAAAAAGGATTGATGTAATTGACAAATATAAATGAAGAATATATAGAAGATTATATACGAAGTATAATACCTACTAATAAAGACTATTTAGTTCAAATTGAGCAATATGCCTATGAAAACCATGTTCCAATAATAGAACCAGAAGTAGCCCAATTAATTAAGGTCTTATTAAAAAATAATAAACCTAAAAATATTTTAGAAGTGGGGACAGCCATTGGTTATTCAGCCCTTATTATGGCTGAATCAGCAGATAAAGAAGCTAGAATAACTACTATTGAGAGAAGAGAAGATATGGTTGATATAGCAAATGAGAATATCGCTAATTCTCCATTTAAAGATAGAATTAAGATAATTAAAGGTGATGCACAGGATATACTTCCACAACTAAATGAAACTTACGATTTTATATTTTTAGATGGAGCAAAAGGACAATATTTGGAGTTCTTTAAGTACTGCAGTGAGTATTTGAAACCTGGTGGATTAATAATGTCCGATAATGTTTTATTTAAAGGTATGGTTGCTACTGATGATTTAGTAATTAGACGAAAAAAAACCATTGTAAAAAGGTTAAGAACTTTTTTACAGTATATAAATAATATAGATGGATATACATCCTGCGTTATGCCTTTAGGGGATGGCGTTGCTTTAACATATAAGGAGGACAAATGATGAGGAAAGTAGAATTACTTGCTCCTGCAGGAGATTTAGAAAAATTTAAAATGGCGATTATTTATGGAGCTGATGCAGTATATTTAGGTGGAGAAGCCTTTGGACTTAGAAAGGCATCAAAGAACTTTTCTATAGAGCAAATAAAAGAAGGTATAGATTTTGCTCATGAAAGGGGTAAAAAGGTATATGTAACACTTAATATAG
The DNA window shown above is from Tissierella sp. Yu-01 and carries:
- a CDS encoding AI-2E family transporter translates to MVFKSPPEFFVNATWVLITMLLLLVIYYLINIGNNFIPERKRIKISNSKTLPILGVLIIVYFLFYLFKKYTILSDTFFTITLSAILAYVLNPLVGYLESRGMRRVFAVITIYFIILGILFILAFLVFPSSSKEIRKLVINLPIYFNNIKDFIDNIYNRYNSSLGDLPPILQGVETAVKDNMNRIENVVVSGIKNFIEGLINSFSKIISSILTPILTFYFLVDKDFFKKKIIEYIPIRYRLEVIGLANEIDTSVSKFVRGRLIMAMFVGISTTIFLIIMDVDFAIVIGFITMIADIIPYIGPFLGFLPAVIFAFIASPIKALWVSIFFILIQWAENNILGPKILGDSTGMHPLTILLTIIAGGAIFGVFGMILSVPLVAISRIFLLYIKEKLNKPPEEKV
- the alaS gene encoding alanine--tRNA ligase, with protein sequence MKKIGLHEIRREYLEFFREKQHLVAPSFSLVPKNDKSLLLIGAGMAPLKRYFTGEATPPSKRMSTCQKCIRTGDIDNVGKTARHATFFEMLGNFSFGDYFKKDAISWAWEFLTERLEINSNDLWVTVYLDDDEAYELWNNMIGIPKERIVRLGKKDNFWELEVGPSGPCSEIYVDRGKEFGCGHEDCKPGCDCDRFLEVWNLVFTQFDKDEQGVYHPLPNPNIDTGMGLERIASIMENTNNIFEIGAINDILKKVEQVSNYKYGTNNDKDTSVRVIVDHSRAMTFLVSDGVLPSNEGRGYVLRRLIRRAARHGKLLGIEKGFLTDIVDVVINSWAVEYKELKDREDQIKKIIRAEEDKFQETIDQGISILESYIEEMVHKGENVLDGEKAFKLYDTFGFPLDLTKEILIERELEVNEQEFNNHMDEQRTRARQAREEVDSGWGNSNNDDLFKGLETVFRGYEATNLETEVIELVRENCKVDILGNGEEGIIILRETPFYGESGGQVGDIGIIESNDFKAEVLDTKKTKEGLPLHIVKIVSGNAKVRVSVVATVDETRRNSIRRNHSATHILHKVLKEVLGEHVNQAGSLVMPNRLRFDFSHFEAISKEDLDRIEKRVNTKILEALDVVTIETSLKDAQDMGAIGLFEDKYKDNVRIMKIGDYSQELCGGIHVKNSSNIGMFKILSESGIASGVRRIEAITGASVYDYLRQIEDETDEISHLLKTNRTSILEKVRSLTEELRDKDKEIEKLKSKLSTNIAQEILDTKEVVDGVNLITYKANDIDIDALRNLGDELKNKLNSGVIVLASVVNGKITFVSMVTKDLNAKGILAGNIVKEVAKVTGGGGGGRPDMAQAGGKDVSKVDEALSIVKELIKVQINK
- a CDS encoding IreB family regulatory phosphoprotein; this encodes MNENFDETMKFEPPKDKEVQPKEILFSVYASLKEKGYNAIDQIIGYLLSGDPTYITSHNNARSLIRKLERDELLEEILKAYLKCDE
- a CDS encoding aldo/keto reductase; protein product: MQGLEKVILGDTKIEVSRLCFGSLTMTPFQANLSVKEGGYLIKYAYEKGINFLDTAEIYDNYSYIKEALKGIKRENYVISTKTYAYTEEMAKNSLELALKELGTDYIDIFMLHEQESVHTIRGHYDAIKYFIKAKEQGKIRAIGISTHKVAGAQGVKTYPEIEIIHPIVNKKGIGIHDGSIEDMLDELNDLKLMGKGIYAMKPLGGGHLIKDAESAFNFVREIPYIDSIAIGMQSRDEIDANIELLENGFISENLKVKIKKKNRRLSVADYCLGCGNCESRCQQSGIKVIDNMAVPNENCILCGYCATVCPEFCIKVI
- the ruvX gene encoding Holliday junction resolvase RuvX, coding for MERILGLDIGDKYIGVAVSDLLQFTAQGVKTIKRESKEKDFKEIENLIIEYGIKKVVVGLPKNMNGTMGPQSEKVIKFAEKIKNKFKIDIIYIDERLTTVSAERILIESDVRRENRKKVIDKIAASYILQIYLDGKGV
- a CDS encoding DUF1292 domain-containing protein — protein: MSERHLFYDELGNEIEFIVKAKFSLDDTDYVAMLPADDIESATYILRVDIDDNGDEVLVGIDDNELKDAEEAYEELLKEQLQ
- a CDS encoding Fur family transcriptional regulator, which produces MESYLNQYKGILQKEGYKLTNQRRDILKAIVDNRNEHLSCEDVFGIVSVENPEIGIATVYRTLQLFERLNIVYKINFDDGLSRYELNFGTENHHHHHLICLKCGKVLEVQLDLLESLEEEIENNGHFKIVDHNVKFYGYCNDCIKEEEDKKSEG
- a CDS encoding ribonuclease J, with the translated sequence MAKQSKLKIIPLGGMGEIGKNITVIEYKDDIVIIDCGMTFPGDEMLGVDIVIPDITYLIKNKSKIKGILLTHGHEDHIGAIPYVLKKVNIPIYGTRLTLGLLQTKLKEHNLNDVQLNTVSFGDNIKLGLINVEFIRTSHSIPDSAALALYTPLGTILHTGDFKIDFTPISGDMIDLNRFAELGSKGVLALMSDSTNVVRPGYTMSESTVGDTFEDLFSKATGRIIVATFASNVHRVQQIINAAELNNRKVVLSGRSMINNTTVANELGYLRVNEGTLIDINDMNKYPGDELVIITTGSQGEPMSALTRIAYSEHRKIELYPDDLVIISATPIPGNEKTVSRIVNKILENGTKVIYESLADVHVSGHACQEELKVILALVKPKYFIPVHGEQRHLKVHADISESMGTQKENIFLLENGQTLEFTKDGASLGPTVQAGNILVDGLGVGDVGNIVLRDRKHLSEDGLIVVVVTMSKQDGTVVSGPDIVSRGFVYVRESEDLMEEARSVVRAALAECEKKRITDWATLKSNVRDALRSYLYDKIKRNPMILPIIMEV
- a CDS encoding QueT transporter family protein, whose amino-acid sequence is MKTRYLTKASLIAAIYIVLTLIQTLPFPLASLTFGPIQFRLAEGLTLLPLVESAAIPGLFVGCLISNLLISYYSGFGLIDILGGSLVTLLAAYITSKMKNKYLGMIPPVLLNGLIVSIWVSYFTKIPYIYTTLGIAGGELASVAVFGSIILYVYEKSTNLKEW
- a CDS encoding O-methyltransferase: MTNINEEYIEDYIRSIIPTNKDYLVQIEQYAYENHVPIIEPEVAQLIKVLLKNNKPKNILEVGTAIGYSALIMAESADKEARITTIERREDMVDIANENIANSPFKDRIKIIKGDAQDILPQLNETYDFIFLDGAKGQYLEFFKYCSEYLKPGGLIMSDNVLFKGMVATDDLVIRRKKTIVKRLRTFLQYINNIDGYTSCVMPLGDGVALTYKEDK